A portion of the Archocentrus centrarchus isolate MPI-CPG fArcCen1 chromosome 19, fArcCen1, whole genome shotgun sequence genome contains these proteins:
- the mto1 gene encoding 5-taurinomethyluridine-[tRNA] synthase subunit MTO1, mitochondrial isoform X1 encodes MTVRWCVSHMLRKKLPLLQSFLLPVSRHVSHLARHQYDVIVVGGGHAGTEAGAAAARVGAETLLVTQKIHTIGALSCNPSLGGVGKGQLVKEVDALDGLCGRAGDWAGIHFSILNRRKGPAVWGPRAQLDRQRYREFIQSELLSTPRLTVLEGSVEELLITEPNPEEPGHHRVTGIRLANGSHSISARSVVLTTGTFLSGSLFVGQTTSPGGRIGDAPSSAGLSHMLREKLGLRIGRLRTGTPPRIVKDSVDLSLAKLHPPDSHPTPFSFLNSHTRCKPEEQLPCHLTFTTPGVERVVRESLHLNCHIQQDTKGPRYCPSIESRVLRFPGRNHQVWLEPEGVTSDLLYPQGLSMTMPPDMQLRLIREIPPMHRAEIHTPGYGVQYDFVCPTQLSPALQVKSTQGLFLAGQINGTTGYEEAAVQGLWAGVNAARWALSMPTVALSRTESYIGVLIDDLVSRGVTEPYRMFTSRAEFRTHLRPDNADLRLTLKGFEEVGCVSSLRHQETLRVRNSLQDALMALQTLTLSTANWRKKLPGIPISETKSTLMTGIDLLQYSDVTFEMLASAFPESLSPYVKFSQRLKIEAVYKPHCDLNKKEIERIQREENMSLPQDIDYFSLPVSLSQEVREILDRVRPSTLGAATRLEGITPAAVVNLLNYVRITEKNKETHRNQQPQKEREQELCANSASLPQ; translated from the exons ATGACagtcagatg GTGTGTATCTCACATGTTGAGAAAGAAGCTTCCCCTCCTGCAAAGCTTCCTTTTACCGGTTTCCAGACATGTCAGTCACCTCGCCAGACATCAGTACGATGTCATCGTGGTGGGTGGGGGCCACGCAGGGACTGAGGCAGGGGCGGCAGCAGCCAGAGTGGGGGCTGAAACACTCCTTGTCACACAGAAAATTCACACAATCG GTGCTCTGTCCTGTAACCCGTCCCTGGGAGGGGTAGGGAAGGGCCAGCTCGTGAAGGAGGTCGATGCTCTGGATGGGCTGTGTGGTCGTGCGGGAGACTGGGCTGGGATTCATTTCTCCATCCTGAATCGTAGAAAAGGGCCTGCTGTGTGGGGTCCAAGAGCCCAGCTGGACCGCCAGCGCTACCGAGAGttcattcag tctgaGCTGCTGTCCACTCCCAGGCTGACGGTGTTAGAGGGTTCAGTGGAGGAGCTGCTGATAACAGAACCAAACCCAGAGGAGCCTGGACACCACAGAGTCACTGGAATACGTTTGG CCAATGGCAGCCACTCAATTTCAGCCAGGTCAGTGGTTCTTACCACTGGTACTTTCCTGTCTGGCTCCCTTTTTGTGGGTCAAACCACGTCCCCCGGGGGTCGGATTGGAGATGCTCCATCAAGTGCTGGGCTGTCCCATATGCTGAGGGAGAAGCTGGGGCTAAGGATAGGCAGACTGAGGACTGGCACTCCTCCCAGGATTGTGAAGGATTCAGTAGACCTTTCCTTGGCTAAGCTTCACCCCCCTGACAGTCATCCGACTCCTTTCAGCTTCCTGAATTCCCACACCCGCTGCAAG CCAGAAGAGCAGTTGCCCTGTCACCTGACCTTTACGACACCTGGTGTGGAGAGGGTGGTGAGGGAGAGTCTTCATCTGAACTGTCACATACAACAAGACACCAAAGGTCCCAG GTACTGCCCCTCCATTGAGTCGAGAGTGCTACGCTTTCCAGGCAGAAACCACCAGGTGTGGCTGGAGCCAGAGggggtgacctctgaccttttgtACCCTCAGGGACTGTCCATGACAATGCCCCCTGACATGCAGCTCCGCCTAATCAGAGAAATCCCTCCCATGCACAGAGCTGAGATCCACACGCCAG GTTATGGTGTGCAGTACGATTTTGTGTGTCCCACTCAGTTGAGTCCGGCGCTGCAGGTGAAAAGCACTCAAGGTCTGTTTCTGGCCGGTCAGATCAATGGAACAACAGGGTACGAGGAGGCTGCTGTACAG GGCTTGTGGGCAGGGGTGAACGCTGCCCGCTGGGCACTCTCCATGCCTACAGTGGCGCTGTCGCGAACAGAGAGCTATATTGGAGTTCTCATTGATGATCTGGTGAGTCGAGGCGTTACAGAACCTTACCGCATGTTCACCAGCCGGGCCGAGTTTCGAACTCATTTAAGGCCAGACAATGCCGACCTCCGTCTGACTCTGAAGG gctTTGAGGAGGTGGGATGTGTGTCTTCCTTGCGCCACCAGGAGACTTTAAGAGTGAGGAACAGTCTCCAGGATGCACTGATGGCCCTTCAGACTCTCACTCTGTCCACAGCCAACTGGAGAAAAAAACTTCCTGGCATTCCCATAAGTGAGACCAAGAGCACCTTAATGAC tggcATAGATCTGCTTCAGTACAGTGATGTGACTTTTGAAATGTTGGCATCTGCCTTCCCAGAGAGCCTTTCACCTTATGTGAAATTCTCACAAAGACTCAAGATAGAGG CTGTTTACAAGCCTCACTGTGACTTAAACAAGAAAGAGATTGAGAGAATTCAGAGGGAGGAGAACATGTCTCTGCCACAGGACATCGACTATTTCTCTCTGCCGGTGTCGCTTTCCCAAGAAGTCCGAGAGATACTGGACAGAGTTCGACCGAGCACT CTGGGTGCTGCTACTCGTTTGGAAGGTATAACTCCTGCTGCAGTCGTCAATCTCCTCAACTATGTGCGcatcacagagaaaaacaaggaAACGCACAGAAACCAACAACCTCAAAAGGAGAGAGAACAGGAGCTGTGTGCAAACAGTGCGTCTTTACCTCAGTGA
- the mto1 gene encoding 5-taurinomethyluridine-[tRNA] synthase subunit MTO1, mitochondrial isoform X2 encodes MLRKKLPLLQSFLLPVSRHVSHLARHQYDVIVVGGGHAGTEAGAAAARVGAETLLVTQKIHTIGALSCNPSLGGVGKGQLVKEVDALDGLCGRAGDWAGIHFSILNRRKGPAVWGPRAQLDRQRYREFIQSELLSTPRLTVLEGSVEELLITEPNPEEPGHHRVTGIRLANGSHSISARSVVLTTGTFLSGSLFVGQTTSPGGRIGDAPSSAGLSHMLREKLGLRIGRLRTGTPPRIVKDSVDLSLAKLHPPDSHPTPFSFLNSHTRCKPEEQLPCHLTFTTPGVERVVRESLHLNCHIQQDTKGPRYCPSIESRVLRFPGRNHQVWLEPEGVTSDLLYPQGLSMTMPPDMQLRLIREIPPMHRAEIHTPGYGVQYDFVCPTQLSPALQVKSTQGLFLAGQINGTTGYEEAAVQGLWAGVNAARWALSMPTVALSRTESYIGVLIDDLVSRGVTEPYRMFTSRAEFRTHLRPDNADLRLTLKGFEEVGCVSSLRHQETLRVRNSLQDALMALQTLTLSTANWRKKLPGIPISETKSTLMTGIDLLQYSDVTFEMLASAFPESLSPYVKFSQRLKIEAVYKPHCDLNKKEIERIQREENMSLPQDIDYFSLPVSLSQEVREILDRVRPSTLGAATRLEGITPAAVVNLLNYVRITEKNKETHRNQQPQKEREQELCANSASLPQ; translated from the exons ATGTTGAGAAAGAAGCTTCCCCTCCTGCAAAGCTTCCTTTTACCGGTTTCCAGACATGTCAGTCACCTCGCCAGACATCAGTACGATGTCATCGTGGTGGGTGGGGGCCACGCAGGGACTGAGGCAGGGGCGGCAGCAGCCAGAGTGGGGGCTGAAACACTCCTTGTCACACAGAAAATTCACACAATCG GTGCTCTGTCCTGTAACCCGTCCCTGGGAGGGGTAGGGAAGGGCCAGCTCGTGAAGGAGGTCGATGCTCTGGATGGGCTGTGTGGTCGTGCGGGAGACTGGGCTGGGATTCATTTCTCCATCCTGAATCGTAGAAAAGGGCCTGCTGTGTGGGGTCCAAGAGCCCAGCTGGACCGCCAGCGCTACCGAGAGttcattcag tctgaGCTGCTGTCCACTCCCAGGCTGACGGTGTTAGAGGGTTCAGTGGAGGAGCTGCTGATAACAGAACCAAACCCAGAGGAGCCTGGACACCACAGAGTCACTGGAATACGTTTGG CCAATGGCAGCCACTCAATTTCAGCCAGGTCAGTGGTTCTTACCACTGGTACTTTCCTGTCTGGCTCCCTTTTTGTGGGTCAAACCACGTCCCCCGGGGGTCGGATTGGAGATGCTCCATCAAGTGCTGGGCTGTCCCATATGCTGAGGGAGAAGCTGGGGCTAAGGATAGGCAGACTGAGGACTGGCACTCCTCCCAGGATTGTGAAGGATTCAGTAGACCTTTCCTTGGCTAAGCTTCACCCCCCTGACAGTCATCCGACTCCTTTCAGCTTCCTGAATTCCCACACCCGCTGCAAG CCAGAAGAGCAGTTGCCCTGTCACCTGACCTTTACGACACCTGGTGTGGAGAGGGTGGTGAGGGAGAGTCTTCATCTGAACTGTCACATACAACAAGACACCAAAGGTCCCAG GTACTGCCCCTCCATTGAGTCGAGAGTGCTACGCTTTCCAGGCAGAAACCACCAGGTGTGGCTGGAGCCAGAGggggtgacctctgaccttttgtACCCTCAGGGACTGTCCATGACAATGCCCCCTGACATGCAGCTCCGCCTAATCAGAGAAATCCCTCCCATGCACAGAGCTGAGATCCACACGCCAG GTTATGGTGTGCAGTACGATTTTGTGTGTCCCACTCAGTTGAGTCCGGCGCTGCAGGTGAAAAGCACTCAAGGTCTGTTTCTGGCCGGTCAGATCAATGGAACAACAGGGTACGAGGAGGCTGCTGTACAG GGCTTGTGGGCAGGGGTGAACGCTGCCCGCTGGGCACTCTCCATGCCTACAGTGGCGCTGTCGCGAACAGAGAGCTATATTGGAGTTCTCATTGATGATCTGGTGAGTCGAGGCGTTACAGAACCTTACCGCATGTTCACCAGCCGGGCCGAGTTTCGAACTCATTTAAGGCCAGACAATGCCGACCTCCGTCTGACTCTGAAGG gctTTGAGGAGGTGGGATGTGTGTCTTCCTTGCGCCACCAGGAGACTTTAAGAGTGAGGAACAGTCTCCAGGATGCACTGATGGCCCTTCAGACTCTCACTCTGTCCACAGCCAACTGGAGAAAAAAACTTCCTGGCATTCCCATAAGTGAGACCAAGAGCACCTTAATGAC tggcATAGATCTGCTTCAGTACAGTGATGTGACTTTTGAAATGTTGGCATCTGCCTTCCCAGAGAGCCTTTCACCTTATGTGAAATTCTCACAAAGACTCAAGATAGAGG CTGTTTACAAGCCTCACTGTGACTTAAACAAGAAAGAGATTGAGAGAATTCAGAGGGAGGAGAACATGTCTCTGCCACAGGACATCGACTATTTCTCTCTGCCGGTGTCGCTTTCCCAAGAAGTCCGAGAGATACTGGACAGAGTTCGACCGAGCACT CTGGGTGCTGCTACTCGTTTGGAAGGTATAACTCCTGCTGCAGTCGTCAATCTCCTCAACTATGTGCGcatcacagagaaaaacaaggaAACGCACAGAAACCAACAACCTCAAAAGGAGAGAGAACAGGAGCTGTGTGCAAACAGTGCGTCTTTACCTCAGTGA